GTCACGAACACCGTGACGGTCAACCCACCGAAGACCACCAAGGTCATCAGCCCCGCTTGGGTGGCGAGTTTGCCGCCCGGCGATTTCATTTCCGCAATCAACAAAACGGGCAGCAGCACCAACGACCACACCAGCACTTCCAACGCCAAACCGGCGTATTGAGCGCCCTTGGAGGTGGACGATGAGGCCAAACCACGAGCGGCCATCCCGCCAAAGACGAACAGTGCCATCACACCCAACCACGCGAGTCGGCCCGCGCCGAACAGATTCCGCATCACGAATTCCGTGACGGCGGGCGTGTTGAGGAGAATCGCTTCCAGACCGACGCACGCGGCGACGGCCAGGGCTAAGTGCGCATAAGTGCGGCGAATGAAGCCGATTCGCGCATCCGTCGAGGCTTCTGCCGCGGAGCCTCCGTAACCGAAATAGCGTTCTTCCAAGTATGCCATCGGTTGAACCCAACTTCTGTTTCAAGGTCAAAATATAATCCGGTTGTGTAGAACAACCCCCACCCCAATCGTACGGCATGGGGGTGTCCAAAGCAAGCGGTCCCGACGAGGATCACGAATCCTCGCCGGAATGTTCGGGAATCTGGATTAGGAGTGCCGAGAAGTGGGGGCAATCATCCCATCGATGGGGCTACTGGCAGTCGCATACAGCTTCTTCGGAATCCGCCCGGAGAGCGACGCCATTCGGCCCGCCTCGCAGGCATAGCGCATCGCCCAGGCCATGCGGACGGGGTCTTTCGCGCTGGCAATGGCCGTGTTGAGCAGCACCCCATCGCACCCGAGTTCCATGGCGGCGGCCACATCGCTGGCTGTCCCCACCCCCGCATCAATAATCACCGGATAATCGGGATCTCCCGCCTTCAGATATTCCAAAATGATGCGGATATTGTTGGGGTTGAGCACCCCCTGCCCACTTCCGATCGGACTGCCCGCCGGCATCACACTCGCAGCCCCGGCATCCTTGAGCCGTTTGGCCAACACCGGATCATCGCTGGTATACACCAACACCTGAAAGCCTTCTTTCACGAGTTGTTCGGTGGCCTTCAGCGTATCAATCGGGTCGGGCAACAGCGTCTTTTTGTCGGCCAGACATTCCAGCTTCACCCAATCGGCACCGGGATTTTCCAGATTCGTCAGCAGTTCGCGGGCTAATCGTGCGTGGCGAATCGCATCTTCGGCGTTGAAGCATCCCGCCGTGTTCGGCAGAATCGTGTACCGCTTCAGGTCGAGATAATCGAGCAGATTCCGACCTTCGGAATCGATCAAGCGTTCGCGGCGGACGGCCACGGTGGTCACTTCGCATCCGCTGGCGGCGAGGCTGTCGCGCATCAGATCGAAGGTCGTATATTTGCCGGTGCCCGTGAATAATCGGGAGCGGAACTGGAATTTGCCGACCACCAGCGGCTTGTCTTCTGGGGGCGATTCCGGCTGCCCGCCGCCAACGAGCGAGACGATTTCGACTCGATCCCCTGTGGTGAGGCGGGTTTGCGCGTGCTGATGGCGCGGAATCACGCTCAGATTCACCTCAACGGCAACCCGTTTCGGCTCGTGGCCCAGCACCTGCAATAGCTGTTCAATGGTCAGCGGATCAGGAAATTCGCGGGGCTGGTCGTGCAGGATAATTTGCGGCATGGCGGTCTGCGGTGCCTCGGTAGTCGCTCGAAATCTCGGCTATTCCTATCCTACGCAACCCAACGCAACCGGCCAGGAGTTGCCACCGATTCCGTCCGAACCGGGCATTCGGATTGCCGACAGTCTCCAACCGCGTTACAACAACCACTCCATCCGATTTCAAGATCCTTGTCGTGGGCTGGGCTTCTCGATGTCGTCGCATTATGTGCCAAATACCCGTATTCCGACTTTGGTCTTCTCCAGCAGCACCCAAGTCGCTCGCCATGCGGCGTTGATTATCGAAAAGCTGATTCGGGAAAACAATGCTGCGGGCAAGGCGACCGTTCTGGGCCTGGCGACCGGTTCCACCCCCATGGGGCTGTATCGGGAATTGATCCGCATGCACCGGGAAGAGGGGCTGGATTTCTCGCGGGTCATCTCGTTCAATCTCGACGAATACTACCCGTTGGCGAAGGAAGATACGCAATCGTATCACACCTTCATGCACGACAATTTATTCAAGCATATTAACATCAAGCCGGAAAACATCCACATTCCCAACGGGGAAGTGAAACCGGAAGAAATCGACGATTTCTGCCTGAAGTACGAACAAGCGATTCGTCGGGCCGGTGGGCTGGATGTGCAAATTCTGGGCATCGGCCGCACCGGGCACATTGGCTTCAACGAACCCGGCTCAACCCGCACCTGCCGCACGCGACTGGTGACGCTCGACCCGATCACCCGCCGCGATGCCGCCGCTGGATTCTTTGGCGAAGAAAACGTCCCGCACCGCGCCATCACCATGGGCGTCGGCACGATCATGGATTCCCGCAAAGTGCTGCTGATGGCCTATGGTGAACACAAGGCCCGCATTGTGCAGCGCACGCTGGAGAACGATCTCACCGAAGCAGTCCCGGCGAGCTTCTTGCAACGCCATCAAGACGCGACGTTCCTGCTGGATACCGCCGCCGCCGGGGAGTTGACCGCCTATCGCCGCCCCTGGGAAGTCGGCCCGATCAAATGGACGCCGGAACAAATCCGCCACGCGGTGATCTGGCTATCCCGCAAGGCCAAGAAAGCCTTGCTCAAACTCTCCGAAGATGATTTCCGCGAGCATCATCTGTACGATCTGCTCCGCGATCATGGCCCCGCCGAGGCGTTGGGCGAACGCATCTTCCTGGATCGCCAAGCGACGATCTGCACGCACCCCGCCGGACGTGAACGGCAAACCGTATTAGTCTTCAGCCCCCACCCCGACGACGACGTGATTAGCATGGGGGGCACCATGCTGCGGCTGGTCGAACAGGGGCACGATGTCCGCGTGGCCTACATGACCAGCGGCAATATCGCTGTATTCGATCACGACGCCTGGCGATTCACCGATTTCATGGATGTTTTCAATCGAGCGTTCGGAATCGACAAGAAAAAGACCGATACCATTCGCAAGCGTGTGCGGTCGTTTCTGGATTCGAAACGGGCGGGTCAACCCGATTCCGAAGATGTGCTGCAGATCAAGCAGTTGATTCGGGAGACGGAAGCCCGTGCCGCGGCCGCCGCGTGTGGGATTCTCGCCGATCAGTGCGAATTTCTGAATTTGCGATTTTACCGCACCGGCACCAAGACGAAAGCGCCGTTGCACCCGGACGACATTGCCGATATTGTCACGCTATTCGAGCGGGTGCAGCCGGCTCAAATCTATGTTGCCGGCGAAATGTCGGATCCGCATGGCACGCATCGCATGTGTGCGGAGGCGATTTTCCAAGCGGTTCGTCAAGTTCGCACCAAGGGCCAATCGTTCGAAGTCTGGTTGTATCGGGGTGCCTGGGAAGAATGGGAACCGCACGAGATTGAACGGGTGGTTCCGCTAAGCACCGAAACCCTGGAGAAAAAGAAACTTGCGATTTTTCGGCATCAATCGCAGAAAGATCGTGCGATGTACCCCGGTAGCAGCGATCCCCGCGAATTTTGGCAACGCGCCGAAGAACGCAACAAAGCCACCGCGGCCATCTACGATCAACTCGGATTGCCGGAATTTTTCGCCCTGGAAGGGTTCGTCCGCTGGAAAGAGTGATGGTTCGGCGCTGCTGCCGGTTGACTTGCCTGCAAGTTTACCGTTCCAGGCGACCGAACCCGCAAACTCGTCACGCTGTCTGGTGTGATAAGTCTGTTTCGAGCGTTCTGAAAGGGTCCCACCCCCTTGATGGGGTGGGTATGATGGAGTAAAGGGCCGTTGTGTGGTCCTCGTTGCCGTCGCCAACCGGGAGTCCTCGTCATGAATTCCACTCCACGCCGGGCTTTTGGATCGACCGATCAACCACGTCGGTCGGATGTCAGTCTGGATTTGACGACTGCTCGCAAAATGTTGCCGCTCGTCCGTCAAATCGTCGG
This DNA window, taken from Tuwongella immobilis, encodes the following:
- a CDS encoding Bax inhibitor-1/YccA family protein, which translates into the protein MAYLEERYFGYGGSAAEASTDARIGFIRRTYAHLALAVAACVGLEAILLNTPAVTEFVMRNLFGAGRLAWLGVMALFVFGGMAARGLASSSTSKGAQYAGLALEVLVWSLVLLPVLLIAEMKSPGGKLATQAGLMTLVVFGGLTVTVFVTKSDFSFLGMGLTVAGFLAFAMVLIAVIFGLSLGIWFTFLMLALACGYILYDTSNILHHYGTEQHVLAAVVLFGSVATLFYYILSLLLQSNRSE
- the thiS gene encoding sulfur carrier protein ThiS, producing MPQIILHDQPREFPDPLTIEQLLQVLGHEPKRVAVEVNLSVIPRHQHAQTRLTTGDRVEIVSLVGGGQPESPPEDKPLVVGKFQFRSRLFTGTGKYTTFDLMRDSLAASGCEVTTVAVRRERLIDSEGRNLLDYLDLKRYTILPNTAGCFNAEDAIRHARLARELLTNLENPGADWVKLECLADKKTLLPDPIDTLKATEQLVKEGFQVLVYTSDDPVLAKRLKDAGAASVMPAGSPIGSGQGVLNPNNIRIILEYLKAGDPDYPVIIDAGVGTASDVAAAMELGCDGVLLNTAIASAKDPVRMAWAMRYACEAGRMASLSGRIPKKLYATASSPIDGMIAPTSRHS
- the nagB gene encoding glucosamine-6-phosphate deaminase — encoded protein: MAVCGASVVARNLGYSYPTQPNATGQELPPIPSEPGIRIADSLQPRYNNHSIRFQDPCRGLGFSMSSHYVPNTRIPTLVFSSSTQVARHAALIIEKLIRENNAAGKATVLGLATGSTPMGLYRELIRMHREEGLDFSRVISFNLDEYYPLAKEDTQSYHTFMHDNLFKHINIKPENIHIPNGEVKPEEIDDFCLKYEQAIRRAGGLDVQILGIGRTGHIGFNEPGSTRTCRTRLVTLDPITRRDAAAGFFGEENVPHRAITMGVGTIMDSRKVLLMAYGEHKARIVQRTLENDLTEAVPASFLQRHQDATFLLDTAAAGELTAYRRPWEVGPIKWTPEQIRHAVIWLSRKAKKALLKLSEDDFREHHLYDLLRDHGPAEALGERIFLDRQATICTHPAGRERQTVLVFSPHPDDDVISMGGTMLRLVEQGHDVRVAYMTSGNIAVFDHDAWRFTDFMDVFNRAFGIDKKKTDTIRKRVRSFLDSKRAGQPDSEDVLQIKQLIRETEARAAAAACGILADQCEFLNLRFYRTGTKTKAPLHPDDIADIVTLFERVQPAQIYVAGEMSDPHGTHRMCAEAIFQAVRQVRTKGQSFEVWLYRGAWEEWEPHEIERVVPLSTETLEKKKLAIFRHQSQKDRAMYPGSSDPREFWQRAEERNKATAAIYDQLGLPEFFALEGFVRWKE